A genomic stretch from Sulfobacillus thermosulfidooxidans includes:
- a CDS encoding DUF3311 domain-containing protein yields the protein MRTFWRIIIGIGLPFFAIVGLFPWYDRTYPLIGGFPFVYFWIVLWFPVTTLCLYVVWRLDTRMDEKEGKSE from the coding sequence ATGCGGACGTTTTGGCGAATCATTATCGGGATTGGACTGCCGTTTTTTGCTATTGTCGGATTGTTTCCTTGGTATGACCGCACTTATCCATTAATAGGCGGGTTCCCATTTGTTTACTTTTGGATTGTTCTATGGTTTCCGGTGACGACTTTATGCTTATACGTAGTTTGGCGCCTCGATACGCGGATGGACGAAAAGGAGGGTAAATCAGAATGA
- a CDS encoding sodium:solute symporter family protein, translating into MKLLVFGVIMMTSLALAYYARIKRRHDTLSEFFVAERSFASLLFFFLAVGEIYSIGTLVGFPGGIYAGGATYAVWFMGYILLAYPIGYFINPLIWRAGKQYQSETGPDLLQSHFNSKGLGILAAISGLVFIIPWGQLQFAGLEVVLHAFKVSLSPMMTLSLAGLLALIYIVLSGMRAVAMVAVLKDIFMILGIIIIGSAAWFAAHGAGAIFTQLIVSRKAAVVVPAHAVPFVLSTIVFQAMGFYASPFGLQYVFTARSSRAVAKAQVFMPLYMLMYVFLIIAAFFAVLHIPGLAKAPDLAIIMASAHLLPGWLQGVVVAGAALSAIVVLTGLSLTVSAIVSKNVLRQLIKPGASEQQIKRWAQVVVGVYLGISLLLTVLAPHLMLNLINTAYYGFTQFFPAILAVLFWPRATAIGVGTGLIVGDIIALSLYFAHVLPWGLNLGLIALLGNFIVTVGVSLLTRAQQAKKEVVA; encoded by the coding sequence ATGAAACTATTAGTGTTTGGTGTGATTATGATGACTAGCTTGGCATTGGCCTATTATGCCCGCATTAAACGACGCCATGATACGTTAAGTGAGTTTTTTGTCGCCGAGCGGTCTTTTGCCAGTTTGTTATTCTTTTTTCTCGCCGTGGGGGAAATTTATAGCATAGGCACCTTAGTGGGGTTTCCAGGAGGAATTTACGCAGGCGGCGCTACTTATGCGGTATGGTTTATGGGATACATTCTGCTAGCTTATCCAATTGGCTACTTCATTAATCCGTTGATATGGCGAGCAGGAAAGCAGTATCAATCGGAGACGGGGCCGGACTTGTTACAAAGCCATTTTAACAGTAAGGGCTTGGGTATCCTAGCGGCCATTTCGGGATTGGTGTTCATTATCCCGTGGGGTCAATTACAATTTGCTGGGTTGGAGGTGGTATTGCATGCCTTTAAAGTTTCTTTATCCCCGATGATGACGTTGTCCTTGGCTGGGCTTTTGGCTCTCATTTATATCGTCCTATCAGGAATGAGAGCCGTAGCTATGGTGGCCGTTCTCAAAGACATTTTCATGATATTGGGAATAATTATCATTGGATCGGCCGCCTGGTTTGCAGCCCATGGTGCAGGAGCAATTTTTACTCAATTAATAGTCTCAAGGAAGGCTGCGGTAGTCGTTCCTGCCCACGCCGTGCCTTTTGTGTTGTCCACCATTGTCTTTCAAGCGATGGGCTTCTATGCATCTCCGTTTGGCTTGCAGTATGTATTTACAGCACGGTCATCACGAGCGGTTGCCAAAGCGCAGGTCTTCATGCCTTTATATATGCTGATGTATGTTTTTTTGATTATTGCGGCGTTTTTTGCGGTGTTACACATTCCTGGTCTAGCCAAAGCGCCAGACTTGGCTATTATTATGGCGTCAGCGCATCTTTTACCGGGATGGCTACAAGGCGTCGTAGTCGCGGGAGCCGCGTTATCCGCCATCGTAGTTTTGACGGGCCTCAGTCTCACGGTTTCGGCAATAGTATCCAAAAATGTGCTGCGACAGTTAATTAAACCAGGGGCATCTGAGCAGCAGATCAAACGCTGGGCGCAGGTTGTAGTGGGAGTGTATTTAGGGATTAGCTTGCTGCTGACAGTTCTGGCGCCTCATCTCATGCTGAACTTAATCAATACGGCCTATTATGGGTTTACTCAATTTTTTCCAGCTATTTTGGCCGTGTTGTTTTGGCCTCGGGCAACGGCTATTGGGGTCGGGACTGGTCTAATAGTGGGAGATATTATTGCCCTGAGTTTATATTTTGCCCATGTATTGCCATGGGGACTAAATTTGGGACTGATTGCTCTCCTAGGGAACTTTATCGTAACAGTCGGGGTGTCACTATTGACGCGAGCACAACAGGCCAAAAAAGAGGTGGTAGCATGA
- a CDS encoding amidohydrolase: MTKLLVEAEKIIDSDGSIAKVLAVQDGKIVGKGANADFTTWIDAQTQRIRIDRGVILPGFVESHAHLLMMGQVKSQIDCGTPPNRCIDDILRQVTQAAETVGPGKWIVGFHYDESLLAEGRPPTVDELTGAAPDNPVYLVHNSGHLAVVNRLALKIAGVTSKTSVPGIEKRKGELTGLLQEAAALETISRHIPKPHLDEYRRFIRLGSEDCLKVGVTSMTDAAMGLGDPDASQMIWHAYQKSSETGDLKVRVQCYARVLSKESFVPEPLVSANLWAGGVKLFADGSIQGHTGALELPYFDRPGENGMLLFERDELADVFSYFHQRDRQIIIHCNGDRAIQTALDAFEKVLTQYPKEHVRHRIEHAQTATREQLARMKRLGILPSFFVNHVYYYGDRHQAVFLGPQRGARISPLKDALNLGLQFSVHSDCPVTPLNPLHTMQIAQNRVTRDGKVLGAMQKISAPEALHTYTDWAAYLGFRERYVGSLSPGRWADFVVIDKDPLEYSDVVPTVLSTWMSGECKYTVS, translated from the coding sequence ATGACAAAGCTCTTGGTTGAAGCCGAGAAAATTATTGATTCTGACGGTTCTATCGCGAAGGTTTTGGCGGTACAAGATGGGAAGATCGTGGGCAAGGGAGCTAACGCCGATTTCACCACATGGATAGATGCGCAGACTCAACGCATCCGAATTGACCGCGGGGTAATCTTACCGGGATTTGTTGAGTCGCATGCTCATTTACTCATGATGGGACAAGTTAAAAGCCAAATCGACTGCGGAACACCGCCCAATCGATGCATCGATGACATTTTACGGCAAGTGACCCAAGCAGCAGAGACGGTAGGACCTGGGAAATGGATTGTTGGGTTTCACTATGATGAATCGTTGTTAGCTGAAGGGCGTCCTCCAACTGTTGATGAATTGACGGGGGCCGCACCTGATAATCCGGTTTACTTAGTTCACAATTCAGGACATTTGGCAGTGGTCAATCGTCTAGCATTAAAAATTGCAGGAGTGACGTCGAAGACATCGGTGCCCGGTATTGAAAAACGTAAAGGTGAGTTAACCGGATTGTTACAAGAAGCAGCGGCCCTCGAAACGATTTCTCGTCATATTCCTAAACCTCATTTAGATGAATATAGGCGTTTTATTCGATTAGGGAGCGAGGACTGCCTAAAAGTTGGGGTGACGTCGATGACGGATGCGGCGATGGGATTAGGAGATCCGGACGCCAGTCAAATGATTTGGCACGCGTACCAAAAATCGAGTGAGACGGGGGATTTGAAGGTGCGAGTACAATGTTACGCCCGCGTGCTGTCCAAAGAATCATTTGTTCCGGAACCGCTAGTCAGTGCAAACTTGTGGGCGGGTGGCGTGAAATTGTTTGCAGATGGGTCCATTCAAGGGCATACCGGGGCACTCGAATTGCCATATTTTGATCGGCCCGGAGAGAATGGAATGCTCCTTTTCGAACGCGATGAATTAGCCGACGTATTTTCTTATTTTCACCAGCGGGATCGCCAAATTATTATCCATTGTAATGGCGATCGGGCTATTCAAACGGCCTTAGATGCGTTTGAAAAGGTTTTAACGCAATATCCCAAAGAACACGTTCGACACCGAATTGAGCATGCTCAAACAGCCACGAGAGAGCAATTGGCGAGAATGAAGCGGTTGGGTATTTTGCCGTCGTTCTTTGTGAATCATGTTTATTATTATGGAGACAGACATCAAGCAGTGTTTTTAGGACCTCAACGAGGAGCACGTATTAGCCCATTAAAGGATGCTCTGAATTTAGGTCTTCAGTTTTCTGTGCATTCCGATTGTCCGGTCACTCCGTTAAATCCTCTTCATACCATGCAGATTGCGCAAAACCGAGTGACTCGTGACGGGAAAGTGCTGGGTGCCATGCAAAAAATTTCAGCACCTGAGGCATTGCACACGTATACCGATTGGGCAGCCTATCTAGGGTTTCGAGAAAGATATGTTGGTAGCTTATCGCCAGGGCGTTGGGCAGACTTTGTCGTCATAGACAAAGATCCATTGGAATATTCGGATGTGGTCCCAACGGTGTTGTCCACATGGATGTCCGGAGAATGTAAATATACGGTGTCTTGA